The Panthera uncia isolate 11264 chromosome C1 unlocalized genomic scaffold, Puncia_PCG_1.0 HiC_scaffold_3, whole genome shotgun sequence genomic sequence GTGGGGGGGGGCCTGACTCAGCTGccccccttccacccccacccccagcccaggcacAAACGGGAGTCCGTGCTGACTCCAAGGTTCACGGGGGTTTATTAGGGAGCGGAGAGGGAGGCCTGGAGTCTCCCCAGCCACCCGGCCACCCACGTTGCTCCCCGACATGTGAAGATCCTGCCTGGCTTCCTCCGGTCTTTTTGGACAGAGGCTGGCCATGCAGGCAGCAGCcttgaggggggtgggcaggagttGGAGGGGTGCCTTCTGGCAGTCCCCCTCAGAGGATGATCTGGTTGGTAAAGCTGCGGCTCAGCTCCTTGTGTGGCAGAACAATCGAGTTCAGGATGAGCACCTCAGCAGGGATCCGGACGCGGCAGCCTGCAGGGGGGACGAGGGCACCAGGAGGAAGCCATGGGGAGGGGAGACCAGAGGCCAGGAGCTGGGGCCACTGCCATCCGGGAGGGATCCCTCCCTGCCCATCTGTGCCCTGGCCTCTTGCCCCCAGTGACTCAaatcagggcctggcacacagcaagcacttGGTAAATGTTTGCTAAGGGAGTAAACACgcacgtgtatgtgtgcacgcaaacacatacacacaaacacgtGCACGCATGCTCCCCACAGGGCAAAGCCATCACCTGTGGAGGTTTTCCACAGCCGTCTGTCCCCTAGGAAGCCATACCTAGGATGGTGATGGCAGGCAGCAGCTTCCCATCCTTGAAGAGGCTCTCACTGTCCATGTGCGCTCGCGGGTCGTTGGGATTGGGGTCATTGGGGGTACCCTCCACACGGGCCCAGCGCCCCACAGTGCTCCCCCAGCCCACAATGGTGTGCAGAACACACGTGTGCTCCTGCCAAACACGACAGTGTGAAGTGAGGGAGTAGAAGGTGCCAGATGCAGAGCCCGCGGGGttcacccctcccctgcagcctcGGGGTCCCATGCCCTGCCGCATGTGCCTGGGCACCTACCTGCAGCGTGGCTCCATGGAGGACAATGCTCTCTCGGAGCCGCACACCCTCGCCCACGGTCACCCCCTCCCCAATGGAGACATTGGGGCCCAGCTGTGGAGAGGAACACATACTATGACCCCTGGAGGGCCTTGGAGAAACCCAAATCCAAACCCTTCATAGAACAGATAAAGGGAAGGGACCTGCTTGTGGCCACACAATgggctgacaacgcagagcccagCATTCTGAGCTCAGGAGTTATCTGCACTGCCCCACCCATCCGGACAGCCTGGCCCACCGCTTACCACAGCCGACGGGGCCACCTTGGCCGTTGGGTGGATGTAAACGTTTCctagaagcagaagagaagacCTGGGAGCAAATACCCTAAACCATATCTGGTTCAGGGAGGGCAGGGATTGAGTCTTCACCTCTGAATCTGAGGTTGGGAGTCATGGCTCAGAGGGTacaggaggctggggtggggggcaaaaaTTAGGAAGGGGGCAGGGCGGGTACCTCGGATTCGTGGACCCCCTGGGGTGTGCTTGGCCAGGCGTTCTGGGTGAGTGAGCTGGTACTGGCCCAGGTAGAGGCGGGAGGCATAGAGGGCTGAGCTGGAGGGGCCACAAAGTGGAACAGGGGTTCAGGGGCCAGCAGGTGCCTAGCACCCGAAAGTCTCaacccccaggtgccccgctcaCCTCCCAGAGGCATACGTACCCTGCAGACTTGATCTGGCTCCAGATACCATCAGTGAGGTGTACATAGATCTGGCCCTGtccagccagggctgagaacacATCCTGTTCCAAGCGGATGGTGCCTGCCCCTGGCCATAGGCCTGAAGAGTCCTCCCTGGCAGAGAGGAGAAGACGTGGGCATCAGTGCCCCCCCGGCTGAGCTGGCCTGGGAGACCCACACAGCCTCTCAGAGGATAGGAATCTGAGGGAATCCCACCCCCTCTCCAGGTCGGGTCAGATCCTCTCCAAGGGGAGGCTTCTGTCCCCGGAGACTCTCCCACTGCCCTTACCCACATCACCCTCCACCCCTAGCTAGGGTGCTATCCCGGGGGATCCCCAGGCATGGACCCACACCCCATCTCTGTCCAAGGAGCTGACCCAGACATAGCTTCCCCCCATTTTCCTATTCTTCTCCCCGTCCACTCCTCCCAATCCCACCTCCGGCTACCCTCCCTCTCACAGGATGGAAGGAAACACAGACACTCACCCCAGAGGAAGACAGCTGGTGAGGGCAGAGACagtcacagaaagagagggggagagagaaatggtagAGGTGCCAGCTCAGCAGAAACAGACAGAGGccaggagagatggagagagaagcagacatggatgagagtgagagagtgaggcACGAGATGGGGagccagcagggaggagggggtgaaGGGCAGGACCCTCGGGGGTGGGGGAAACACGTCCGGGGCCTCCAAGGATGACCTGGGGAGGGGACTGTGCTCAGCAGGACGACTCTGGGCACTATGCTCTGAGGGGAGCGTCAGCctgacagagtgtgtgtgtgtgtgtgtgtgtgtgtgtgtttgtgtgtctctccctctctctctgcatgtctCTACACCCAAGCGTGTGTGCGCCCAAGTGTGTGTGTTGCCTTCTGTTCTGAAAGACATCTCTGGGACACTTAGGGCTTGAGAGAAATGGACCAGAAGGGGAGTGGGCAGGCAGTGACAGAGGAGGAACCGGGATGGATAAGGAAGAGGGACAGAATGAGGTTAGAAGGGGAGGGACTGGGAAGGCTCAGCTGGGGATgacaagaggaaaggaaaaggaaggaggaaggtgagCGGGTAGAGATGGAGCCTGCAGAGactggggtgaggggggtggggggggggttacgGGTGGTCTGGGACGGAGTGGTACTTGGGTTACAGGGCCATGGGGCCCGCCTCACAGTTGCCCATCCTGCTGGTTACGCTGGAAGACGTCCCGAAGGGGCTTCAGGGCTTCGGGGGAAAAGAGGTAGATGCCGCAGTTGATGATGTCACTAACAAAAGTGCTGGGTTTCTCCACGTAGTGCAGGACCTGGGGACACAGCAGGCTGAGTCTGGTAGAGGAGGGGCCGCTGCCACCATCCCCTAAGACCTTCTGATCTCCAGGTACTCCCCGCCGCCAGGGTGGTCTTCCTAACTGCAGGCACTGCCCTTCACCTTCAAGAGAAGTCCCAACTCCGCGCCTTTTCCCTCCCaatcctccccacctcccagcagccCTGGAGCACAATTCAATGCCGTCGCGCCTGCctgtgcctggaatgccctttctcCGCTCTTCATCTGGAAAACCCAGCTTTCAAAACCCGGTCGACTCTGCCACTGCCTCTGTGAGTGCCTCTGTTCTGCCCCACAGGTGGCTTCTCAGGTCTGGGCACCCGTGGCCTCTGGCCACACCCCACTGTGGCACCTGTGTCATTTGCAACGTTTGATTTTTGCCTGTCTTTCCCACGGACAGGGGGTTCCTGAGAAGCAGGGATTGTATTTCtttggctctgtctctctaacaTCTAGCTAGTGCCTcgcataaaacttaaaaacacccGAAATCacacatatttatgtgtatgtgtgtatgtctacCTGCGTGTGCCTgtttagatgtatttttaatacgAAAGCTTGAGCAAATAAAAGGTTGGTGTGAAAGTCAATTAGGCTCAAGGGCCGGGAGTTTCACAAACAAGGACAGAGAACCTCTGCTTTGCCCTGCAGGCCCCCTACCTGCAATGCCTTCCAGTCTCCTTCCTCTATGTGAATTTAACTGGGCTCAGAACTTGCTTCTTCCAGGGagctctcccagcccccacccaggcaAGGCTGGGGTGGGCCTCCTTTTGTGTTCCCATAGCACCCTGTGCATACATCTATTGGGGCGCTGAACCCATGGAAATTAACTGTTACCCCTTTGCTTTTTGCCAATCTCTCTAGAACGGATAGAAGATGAACAACCAAGGGTATGCCCCACGAGTCTGACAGCACTGGGGCCCCCCCAGTAGCATTCCAgcattctcagggcacctgggcggctcagtcggttgaacatccaactcttatttcagctcaggtcatgatctcacggtttgagggatcgagccccataccgggctctgcactgacagcatggaacctgcttgggattctttctctctctccctctctctctgcccctcctccacacacgtgtgtgcatgcatgcactctctctgtctctctcaaaataactaaagtgctttaaaaaaaacagcattctAGCATTCTCTAgaagcagaggggtgggggaatcATGACACAGAGTAAGAACCCAGCCAgccccctctctgctctcaccTCGTGTGTCTGTGGATTCTCTACAATGCAGCCGTAGTTGAGGGATTGTGTCCTGTTAGCCTGAAAGACAGACACACCAAAACAATGACCCGCCTGCTCCAGGGCAGCAAggtctgttttcttgctttctttctctcctctgcagcACCTGACACGTATTTCTGCCACTGACAGGCCTTCAGCAGGGGGAGAACTGAcagctgccctccccctcccttctttccaagCAGCCACAGGGCTCAGGGTCTCCACCGCCACCTCAGCTACTGCTGGGATTTCTGGCACATTTCCCTCTTGATGTCGGTTCCCACTCCAGCTCCCTGGGCTGCCCCTGCCTCCCCGACACCCTGCATTCCAGGAACTTCTCTGGATCACCCCCTTTACACCCTCCCGCCTTCCCAGCCCCCTCACCGTGGTGCCAAGGAGCAAGAAAGGGTGAGGCTGGTGTCTGTAGGCATCCAACATAGCACTCAAGGGGAAGTCAGAACAGACATCAGCGTTGAGCACGAAGAAGGCTTCAGGGCCCCCAGCCAGGATCTGGTCCCGGAAATGGTAGAGACCACCCCCTGTGCCCAGGGGCGCAAATTCCTGCAGGTACCTGTCCCCAGGGACCCCAGAGCCAGCTCAGTGAGATCAAAGGAGGCAGATATCCTGAGCCTGGCATCTGACCCCTCCTGCTCCCAGGAGTACATCTGCCTAAGGCCAATATACTCAGGGATTCAGAGAGGCCCAAACAAGAATCCTCCCAGTACAGAAGGGTAAAGTCTGGCAAGCACCAACTCAACCCACTCACGAGAACCCTGAGGCCTAGGTCACCGTCCCACACCCCTATACTGCACGTGTGCACAAACACCTGACTGGAAGGTTAAACTCCTGctgggcagcctctagaaaccGGGTAAGGGGCTCGTCAGGTTGGTAGAAGCCAATGAGCAGAATCTCCTGCATCCCAGGGACCTGAGAACAAGGGAAGAGgttgggaggaaaaagaaaatatctgataGGAGGGAATGTTCGGGGAACCCCTGGAACAGTCCCAGGAGTCCAGAGACCACAGTTTTGGTCTCAGCCGTGGGGCCCCTGGGCACTTACTTTACCACTCTGGCCTGATTTCTCCTCCAGACAAAAAGGAAGTTAGAGGAAGTCTGTCCCTGGTCTttcaatcttttattattttactacccacccccatcccccacatcTGAAGATCACCCTAGGAAAGATTCTGCCCACCAAGCTGCATGAAAAGATAATCCTTTCATTTCCCCCCATATTTATTATCTGTCAATCTGAGCTTGAGATCAGCACGAGATATGGGTAccatttatcaagtgcctactTTGTACTAGGCACTTTACCAACCTCATCTCTAAGCTCTGTCAGCCCACAAAGTAGGTTTAATCACCCCAtttgacaaataaggaaactaaggctcacaAAGCAGGGAGAAATGTACTCAAGTCCTTATAGCAGGCAGAGACTGGATTCAGATAAAACTCTACCTGTCCCAATGATAAAAGCAAGACAGAAATTAGCTCCATAGTGAGCAACGGTTTGAGTTCTGTGCTTTGCTATCATTAAGGTTCCTCATGCTACAGCTTTAAATGGTCTCTAAGATTCCTGCCTGCTCGCACATTCCGTGCTTTAAAAATAGGAGTGAAATCTAACCAAGAAGAGGCCAGATGAGAGACCAGATTAGTAAGGACAGCAGGGCAGTTGCACTGCATAACTCTAAGGGACACCATTCACACTGTCATTTGTAAATGGGAGTCCTTGGAGTTATGCCTGGTGGGAACAAGACACGGTTGGAAAGGGGGACGTACAGCATGAAGAAGATAAGCAGGAAgtgaggtgggagtggggagccTACGGGGTTACCTGGGCACAAGCCTCAATGTGGTGCTGGATCATAGGGACCCCTGCCACTGGAAACAGGGGTTTGGGCACCTCAAAAGACAAAGGCCTGAAGCGAGTCcctgagacaggagagagaagccCATTACAgcttcttgcctccctccctctgcctccgcTCCACCAACCGCTCCAGCCCAACCTCCCTGCTCCTTTCCCCGGGGCTCCTCACCCTTTTGAGGGCCTCCAATCAGGATCACAGCTTTCAGCATGATGGCAATTGCTACCTAAACCTCAAATCCCAACAGAGAAATCAGGCTCAGATTTCATACCCCAATCCAAGAACCCCCCTCACATCCCAAGCAAACCCCAAACCCCAAATAGAAACACTTAGCCCTCTCACAGGATGTAAATCCAAAATTCAGTGTAGTCCCTCCCTGGACACACCTCACAAATCCCACACATCTGAAATCCCATCCCAGATTCCAACTGACCTTAAACCCCACAGTGGTTTCTCCTAAATCCTGAAATTCACACCTTGCAATTTGATCCAACAGACTTCCCTGTGGCCATAAACAAATCTAGCTAACTCAAAAACTCAGTAATAGACCTCTTAGACCCCAAACCtcaaaaccaaaaccccaaacccaaTGATTTCCAATTGTTACATTCTTATGCTGTAGATGTTAAGCCCCGAATCCCAAGAGTGAACCCTGAATACTGAATCTCAAATCCTGAGTATGCCCTAGATATTTAACCACCATCCTAAGAGTGAATCTCTAGAAATAAGGTAACACTGATCCGCATCTCATAAATCCCAAGTCCGAGCAAAAACCCTCTATATGCCGAACTTGAATCCTAAAACTAACCTCTAAGTGATGAACCGTGAATCAAAAGACAGATAGATTCCCTTGGCATCTCAAACACGGAATCTACCAGCCCCTGAGTCCCAATACTGGCGACAAGTGCTAAAACTCTGCATTCGGAGGATGGATTGCTGACCCTCTGAACCCTACAACTGACTCCGTCTAACAAACCCTAGCCTTGCTTAGACAGCGGTTGCGGGGCTAACACAAGAGCAGACCTCCGAAGGGCCAGCCGGGACCTCCGAGCAGCCACCGGTCTAGGGGCggtcccctccctcctaccccttTCGCCACCCCTCCTTCGGCTCCGTTTACCACTAGGTCCCTTTATTCCAGCTCTGCGTCCAGCTACCGCTTGCTCCTTCCGCGCACGTGTCTTCTCGCGACTCGCGAGAACTCCTTCGCGGAGTATGCCGGGAATAGTAGTTCTTAAGCTCTTGTTTTCCGTAGCCCTCCTCGCTACCCCTCCTTCCAACTACaaaagaggagggaggtgggactAAACGGAGAAG encodes the following:
- the GMPPA gene encoding mannose-1-phosphate guanyltransferase alpha isoform X1 yields the protein MLKAVILIGGPQKGTRFRPLSFEVPKPLFPVAGVPMIQHHIEACAQVPGMQEILLIGFYQPDEPLTRFLEAAQQEFNLPVRYLQEFAPLGTGGGLYHFRDQILAGGPEAFFVLNADVCSDFPLSAMLDAYRHQPHPFLLLGTTANRTQSLNYGCIVENPQTHEVLHYVEKPSTFVSDIINCGIYLFSPEALKPLRDVFQRNQQDGQLEDSSGLWPGAGTIRLEQDVFSALAGQGQIYVHLTDGIWSQIKSAGSALYASRLYLGQYQLTHPERLAKHTPGGPRIRGNVYIHPTAKVAPSAVLGPNVSIGEGVTVGEGVRLRESIVLHGATLQEHTCVLHTIVGWGSTVGRWARVEGTPNDPNPNDPRAHMDSESLFKDGKLLPAITILGCRVRIPAEVLILNSIVLPHKELSRSFTNQIIL
- the GMPPA gene encoding mannose-1-phosphate guanyltransferase alpha isoform X2, with the translated sequence MPRESICLLIHGSSLRGLGSNCHHAESCDPDWRPSKGYLQEFAPLGTGGGLYHFRDQILAGGPEAFFVLNADVCSDFPLSAMLDAYRHQPHPFLLLGTTANRTQSLNYGCIVENPQTHEVLHYVEKPSTFVSDIINCGIYLFSPEALKPLRDVFQRNQQDGQLEDSSGLWPGAGTIRLEQDVFSALAGQGQIYVHLTDGIWSQIKSAGSALYASRLYLGQYQLTHPERLAKHTPGGPRIRGNVYIHPTAKVAPSAVLGPNVSIGEGVTVGEGVRLRESIVLHGATLQEHTCVLHTIVGWGSTVGRWARVEGTPNDPNPNDPRAHMDSESLFKDGKLLPAITILGCRVRIPAEVLILNSIVLPHKELSRSFTNQIIL
- the GMPPA gene encoding mannose-1-phosphate guanyltransferase alpha isoform X3; this translates as MQEILLIGFYQPDEPLTRFLEAAQQEFNLPVRYLQEFAPLGTGGGLYHFRDQILAGGPEAFFVLNADVCSDFPLSAMLDAYRHQPHPFLLLGTTANRTQSLNYGCIVENPQTHEVLHYVEKPSTFVSDIINCGIYLFSPEALKPLRDVFQRNQQDGQLEDSSGLWPGAGTIRLEQDVFSALAGQGQIYVHLTDGIWSQIKSAGSALYASRLYLGQYQLTHPERLAKHTPGGPRIRGNVYIHPTAKVAPSAVLGPNVSIGEGVTVGEGVRLRESIVLHGATLQEHTCVLHTIVGWGSTVGRWARVEGTPNDPNPNDPRAHMDSESLFKDGKLLPAITILGCRVRIPAEVLILNSIVLPHKELSRSFTNQIIL
- the GMPPA gene encoding mannose-1-phosphate guanyltransferase alpha isoform X4, encoding MLKAVILIGGPQKGTRFRPLSFEVPKPLFPVAGVPMIQHHIEACAQVPGMQEILLIGFYQPDEPLTRFLEAAQQEFNLPVRYLQEFAPLGTGGGLYHFRDQILAGGPEAFFVLNADVCSDFPLSAMLDAYRHQPHPFLLLGTTANRTQSLNYGCIVENPQTHEVLHYVEKPSTFVSDIINCGIYLFSPEALKPLRDVFQRNQQDGQLEDSSGLWPGAGTIRLEQDVFSALAGQGQIYVHLTDGIWSQIKSAGSALYASRLYLGQYQLTHPERLAKHTPGGPRIRGNVYIHPTAKVAPSAVLGPNVSIGEGVTVGEGVRLRESIVLHGATLQAAASGSLLRCSS